CGCGATACCACCGCCAACAATCAGTTGGTCAGCGATTTTTGACAGAGAATCAAGAACGGTCAGTTTGGTAGAAACTTTAGAACCACCAACGATAGCAACCATCGGACGAGCAGGTTCTTTCAGTGCTTTACCCAGTGCATCCAGCTCGGCAGCGAGCAGCGGACCTGCACAAGCGACATCGGCGAATTTACCGATACCGTGAGTAGACGCCTGCGCACGGTGAGCAGTACCGAAAGCGTCCATAACGAATACGTCGCACAGAGCAGCATATTTTTTGGACAGCGCTTCGTCGTCTTTCTTCTCGCCTTTGTTAAAGCGAACGTTTTCCAGAACAACCAGTTCACCGGCAGCGACTTCAACGCCGTCCAGGTAATCTTTTACCAGGCGAACCGGAGCAGACAGTTTGTCTTTCAGGTAGTTAACAACCGGCAGCAGAGAGAATTCTTCGTTGTACTCGCCTTCGGTAGGACGACCCAGGTGGGAAGTTACCATCACTTTAGCACCTTGTTTCAGGGCCAGTTCGATGGTTGGCAGGGAAGCACGGATACGCGCATCGCTGGTTACTTTCCCTTCTTTAACTGGTACGTTCAGGTCCGCACGGATAAAAACGCGTTTACCAGCCAGATCCAGATCGGTCATCTTAATTACAGACATGGTGAATCCTCTCGTTGATTCATAAAGTTTTGTCGACGCTCAAGCGTCGAGCCTGAAACCAATAGCAGCCATCGCTAACGTCGTATCGAGCATACGGTTAGCAAAGCCCCATTCATTATCACACCAGACCAGCGTTTTGATCAGGTGAGCGCCACTCACGCGCGTT
This window of the Citrobacter freundii ATCC 8090 = MTCC 1658 = NBRC 12681 genome carries:
- the pgk gene encoding phosphoglycerate kinase, producing MSVIKMTDLDLAGKRVFIRADLNVPVKEGKVTSDARIRASLPTIELALKQGAKVMVTSHLGRPTEGEYNEEFSLLPVVNYLKDKLSAPVRLVKDYLDGVEVAAGELVVLENVRFNKGEKKDDEALSKKYAALCDVFVMDAFGTAHRAQASTHGIGKFADVACAGPLLAAELDALGKALKEPARPMVAIVGGSKVSTKLTVLDSLSKIADQLIVGGGIANTFVAAQGHNVGKSLYEADLVDEAKRLLTTCDIPVPTDVRVATEFSETAPATLKSVSDVKEDEQILDIGDASAQQLADILKNAKTILWNGPVGVFEFPNFRKGTEIVANAIADSEAFSIAGGGDTLAAIDLFGIADKISYISTGGGAFLEFVEGKVLPAVAMLEERAKK